A genomic stretch from Seriola aureovittata isolate HTS-2021-v1 ecotype China chromosome 13, ASM2101889v1, whole genome shotgun sequence includes:
- the inf2 gene encoding inverted formin-2 isoform X5, producing the protein MSGKSDMKKKWAAVRDRLGSSQDSDTPQEANLESADPELCIRLLQVPTVVNYSGLKRRLEGSDQTWMVQFLELSGLDLLLEALDRLSGRGCSRIADALLQLTCVNCVRAVMNSAAGIHFIIENEGYIRKLSQALDTSNTMVKKQVFDLLAALSMFSTDGHCLALDALDHYKGLKMQQYRFSVIMNELQATDNVPYMVTLLSVINALIFGTDDLRQRDKMRKEFIGLQLLDILPKLR; encoded by the exons ATGTCAGGGAAGTCAGACATGAAAAAGAAGTGGGCGGCGGTCAGGGATCGCCTGGGCTCCTCGCAGGACTCCGATACCCCGCAGGAGGCCAACCTGGAGAGTGCTGATCCAGAGCTGTGCATCAGACTGCTGCAAGTTCCCACCGTAGTCAACTACTCTGGGCTGAAGCGACGCCTGGAAGGCAGCGACCAGACATGGATGGTCCAGTTCTTGGAGCTAAGTGGGCTGGATCTGCTCCTGGAGGCCCTGGACCGGCTCTCGGGGCGCGGGTGCTCTCGTATTGCCGATGCTCTTCTGCAGCTCACCTGCGTCAATTGCGTCCGGGCTGTCATGAACTCCGCAGCGGGGATCCACTTCATTATAGAGAACGAGGGATACATTCGGAAGCTTTCACAAG CCTTGGACACTTCCAACACCATGGTGAAGAAGCAGGTGTTTGACCTACTTGCAGCCCTCAGCATGTTCTCTACAGATGGACACTGCCTGGCTCTGGATGCCCTAGACCATTACAAG GGCTTGAAGATGCAGCAGTATCGCTTCAGTGTGATCATGAACGAATTGCAGGCGACAGATAACGTCCCTTACATGGTCACACTCCTCAGTGTCATCAATGCCCTCATCTTCGGGACAGACGACCTCAGGCAGAGAGATAAGATGAGAAAGGAGTTTATCG GGCTTCAGTTACTTGATATTCTACCAAAGTTAAGGTGA